In Lolium rigidum isolate FL_2022 chromosome 7, APGP_CSIRO_Lrig_0.1, whole genome shotgun sequence, the DNA window TGTCCTCATAGGCACCTAGCGATGCAAGCAAAAACAAAATAAACTAGATTACAACTAGTCTGAACTCTGAAGCAACTGGAGAATATCAGTTACAACCTCTGCAGGCAGTTCAATGGGATTAACAAATAGGGTACAGATACATTGCAGTAGTACAGTAAGGTTCATCGCCCAAATAATCGATTCAGTACCTACAATGCTAAACTGCTAGTTCACTAATGCTACAGTTAATGCGGCTCAGCAGGGTTCATCAAAGAAGAGCTAATACAGCTTACATACAAGCTTCCATGTAGGTGCTTCTGGATCGAGAACCAACAATGGTCGATGGCACCTCAGCACATCCAATTTGGAGATAAACTGGCAACTACAGGAATATCAAGCACCTTGTGAGGTGTTGATGACAAGATCAGGCGTATCGGATCATTTCCCGTTCCTTGTGACCCTTCGGAACATGTCTTTTATGTTCTTTGATCCTACCTCGATCTTTGGTTTCTTCGCAGGCCTCCCCTTGCTAGACTTGGCGCTGCCATTTCCTACATTCCCCTGTATTGATGCATTTGACGAGCTTAGAGCAGACACTGTGAGCACTGAGGGAAATATAAAGCGTTCTCGAGGAGTTTACCTCCGATGGACGAGGAGGGCCAGGTATGGGAGAACTATCAGCGCAAAATGAGGTATCATTGGCTTTGGCTGTATCATTGATCTCACTGATATCTAACCTGCAGTGGAGTGGATCATTCCGGCATGAGACAAATGGATAGTACAAAACTActgacttttcttttctttttgggaGAGAACCACTGACTTTCCAGTGTTCAAAGAGAAAAGTCTTACTGCAACTTCTTGCAGAGTACCGTTAGCCATGGTTCGTCCTTCAGGTTTTCACGGATTATTTGGAGGGCCTCCTTCACTatagcaaaaataataaaatagctCCATAAGAACATCAGTTCATTATCAAGAGTTCTAAAATTCAATATGACTCAAGGTTTCATATTTATTGGAATTTCACAAATTAAAGTACTCcagtacatatcacatctagtatACTAGCATAAAGCAGGGATAATCTCATCTGCTACAGAAGCAAGGCCAGTAAAGTTAGATGATCCTTTTTATGTACCCCTCCCCACCATGCTTAGTTCAACCTCCTATAGAGATCCATTAAGTTTGCAATCTAATTTTATGTAGGAAAAATCCAAGGATCAGTTGCTAGTTACAGTTTAAGGCATGTTGGATATAGATCACACCAATGATCCATGTTCAAATAATATGATTATATCAGTGTGGAAGTTACCGAGCGACATTGAACTGTTTGATGATGAGATGAACAAACACCTATACTGTTTGATTATGAGATGAACAAATACCTATACTGTTTGATTATGAGATGAACAAATACTTAtactgtttaattatgagatgaACAAACACTCATACTGTTTGATTATGACATGAACAAATACTTATACTGTTTGATTATGAGGTGAACAAACACTTATAATAATAAACTGGGCAATAAGATGACGAGAAGTTACAGTGACATACACAATTCTCTTTCTCCTTGAGCAGCATAATTTTTACCTAACTTGGTGATAGCCTCTTTTATGCTGTGCACCTGTAAATAAGATTGAGTAGAAATGTATTTCTCAATAGTACAGAGTGAAATAAGGATCATTTGGAATTGGACTCACCCATGTATGCTGAAATTGCGGAAAACACTCACAGAGTAGTGACACACCATGAGAAAGGTTTATGAGTTTATATTTATGTTTTCGTTCATGAAGAAAGTGAAATAGCGGCATCGGTGGATATCTAATTTTTTTCTCAAACATGATATCTATACTATTTGTTATGCATGTATGTCGTTAGTTTTGACTATACTTTTTGGTAGCtagctttttcttctcttttgtcTTGTTTTTGTCATCACCGGCCTACACACAAGTAGAGAGCATGACAAGATGCATTACAGGCTTTTGAATATATGGTTCATCTTCACATGTTTTTGTGGCAACAAATGGCTCATCAGCATAATAAGCAGACTTATTACACATATACCAACCACAGCTGACAGGGAGACAGCCCTGCGATCAGATGATCACGCTGTTGGACTCTCCTGCTAAATAGTCAGTACTCAGTAGTCACTGTAGTGACAATCTAGAGCAACAAACTAGTAAGTGCCCAATAGTCAGTAGTCACTATCGTGCTGTAGGATAATCTTGTCGTGGAGGCTGTAGAACTAATGTGTCTTCAAAGATGCCAAGCCAACTACTAAAGCACTGACACGGCTGCCACTGTGCACCAAGCCTACTGACTCGGGTCATTAGCAGCGGCAGGAGGGTTGTATAGAGTTGTAATTTTTCTCTTGTTCTTTTCTCCTtaggtttgtttgtttttgttgttgttttggttTTGGTTGCTGTAAAGTTAACATGTTTTGACGCTCTCTTCTAATATAACATGGCAGCATGGCGCATTTGGGTGCATGTTTGAGAAAAAATGGCTTCTAAAAAATGACGACAGGGAAAATTTATATCAAATAGTGGATGGCTCAATTCTGGAGATGTTCAAGTGTCCCTTAAAGAATTATTGCAGGAAATGTAAAAATGATTCCGAAAACATTAACCATATTGGAAATTTAGTAGGGTATGTACAGGTTGTGCGTTATTGTCATATTTAGAACCACACATAGGGAACTTACAGACTAATTCCTTATATAATCTATCAGAACAAAGCAAGCTACAAAATAATGTGATCAAATTATGATTTAGTACTTAGGAGCTAGGACTTGGGATTTCATTGTTAACTTGTTGAAGGCAACGGCAAAAAACATTCAGATCATCAGAATTATCAGAGAAGTCTTCACATTTGCTCAACATGGTATAGCAATATAGCATACCTCCCACCCTAACTGCAGTTCACATCATTGTTTTTGTAAAATGAATGCAGAAGTAGCATTTTCCAACAAGGATAAATATCAACAGAGGAGCACGATGCAAAATTAGTTAAGAAAAACTGCCACAACCTACCTTACAGCACAGCCAAGTTAAGACCTTGGACTCATCTAGCCTGAAGAACTTCATGTTAGCAACTTCTGCAGCAATGGTAACATTCAAATGAACTGTAAGAATTATTGGATTTTTTGCACAGCATGTGAGCGTGGAAGTAAATTATACCAGAAAGAAGAGTAAATAGTGAAAGTTCATGTATCTAGCATTACAACCATCAGGAAACCATCATtcacaagaaaagaaaagaaaaaagctcACATCGATGAATTGTCCTTAATGTTTTAGTTTAGCATGATAGGCAGTAGGAAGTGGTGAAAGGGAACAAATGTCAGGTTGCAGCTTGCAAAGGGAGTACTAGTAGTTAATTGTGAAACAGCAACCTAGTATAGTTTTATTTCTAAAACAAGAATAAATTGCAGAGACCTACCTTTAACTTCACAAACCAGTTCCATATGGTTTCCTGCTATGCTCATGAGGTGCTGATATCCAGGATAACCTTCGATGTATAAAATTTCATCCAGTTGCCTAAACTTTCCAAGATCCTTACCGCTCTGCAGCACAGGCAAATGATTTTCCTTCAAATTGAGAAGGATTGGAGGAAATACGAACCACATACCACGAAATATATCTTTGTACGTGCATACCGACATACGTGCAGCTTCAAAAAGTGGTAGCAAAACAAAGATGGGATCAACAAGCGTGCAATAGTAGACACTGCCATCTGTAGGAAGGAATGCAGTAATCAATAGCAAAATCAGAGGCACTGACGTCCATTTCATAAGTCAGTAAGATAAGATGATGTCAATGTTCTCTTCGTGGTATGCAAAATAGAGAATTACAAGAACAGCATCATGCCTTTAAATCATTGTCATGCTATTAACACTAAGGCGATATCTAATTTCCTCATGTTAACAAGGTTAACTTCCTGGATTGCGGGGGCAAGGAAACGAACCAACTAACCATATACAATGGCTGCCTATCGTTGCGGAGGCAAGGAAAGGAACCAACTAACCATATACAATGGTTGCCTATCTGAAACAGCAATAAGAGATGGGCTTCACCCGTAACCCTAAGGAAAAGAAAATCAAACTTTGCACAGCAGTGATGAGCTGCATAGCTAGTTTATGTTTCTAGCTTACCTTCACAGACATAATCTCCCAAGAACCATGAGCCGTAACGCTCCTTAAACCAATTGAATTCATGAAGTTGGTCATCAATGAACAGATACTGTGTTTCTTCTTCTGTTTGATGACAAGACAAGGTTCAATTTAAGTTGTTGGTCTATCTTTAAAGGATGCTACTAATACAGAACAACCCTAAACTGCCAATATAGATTATAGCCATCACAAGCCACAAGCATAGTCACATATTTGTCTGCATCATCGGTGATAAGAACTGACTGATACTGAAAATAGTAGGCGTAAGGGGCACCTAGTTTCGGATGACGAAGTGATAAAATATTCCCTTGACCATTGGCACCAGAAGGACCTGCAAGGAAACATAGAATGGGATCTGGTTAAAAATGTGGGGCTCGAACCACAAATCAGACaatggagccaatcatcagctaGAGGATTTACTAAATCATGATGTCCTTTGAAACAGAGCACTGGATCTAACATAACTTCCTTCCTCAATACAGCATGTACCATAGAGCAAGAGAAACCCCAAGGCTTCAGAATCAGCAACCGCCACATATTACATTTTCCCTGCACGGCTTACAATTCCACTGTGGCTAACTGACATCTACGACTAGATAGCAGATGGTAAATGGGGGAGGGGGACTAGAAGGTTGGGGGAGACTCACGGGGTCCGATAACGACGCGGGGCGGCAGGGCCATGTTCTCGCACCACGACGCCATCAGCGGTGGTCGCTGAATCCTTCGACTTGGTCAGTGGCGGCGCCGGTTCTGGATTTCTGGTACCGCTGCATCGGTCGGATGTCGGGCTCGGATTCAGGTGGGAGCGGTCAGGATTAGCGCACTGGAAGAGATGGCGCCGGATGTGTACCTGGACGGCGTGAGGTCGCCGGAGTCGATGAGGATATCCGCCGCTGTCGCCCTCTGTCTCCGGGTTCGCGTCGCCCGGCGGGAGAGGGAGCAAATGGTTGGTTTGCTGGGCAAAGGGGGCGGGGATGGCCGATGGGGGCGCACGCCGGTAGGGTTTTGGCGCCACGGCGGCCTAGCCTCCCGCGCCTCCACTTTTCTGTCCATTCTGCATTCTTTTGGCCCACATACAGTCCACGAAAAAACTGAAGGCCCATAGCCCAAATGTCCATAAGGAGTCCAAAGCCCACCTTGAAGCTGACGCGCCACCGCCGGAATGCCATAGTGTTGTAACACCTGGATAGGTTGTTTGTCAGGAATTGGGGGATAATCGGTATGTCAAACGAGCTAGGTGAGGAATGAATACTTCTTGTTTCTTATCCATGCAACTGCTGGTATATATGAGGTTTGAATTACAGCTCAATGTTTGTCAGGAATTGGGGGATAATCGGTATGTCAAACGAGCTAGGTGAGGAATGAATACTTCTTTCTTGTTTCTTATCCATGCAACTGCCTATCTAAGACAAGGGTCACCATTTTGTCATCTTTCACGCCTCTAAGCCATCGAGCTTACTTGTGAGCACATGGTCCTTCTCAGCCGTTGGATAATTGTCAAACTGACATGCAGGTAACACCTGCCAAGTGTCATCGACCAATTGCTTGCATCTTACATTTGACAACCTAACTATGAAACGGATGCCATTGCAAAAAGGCTAGTGAAGGAGGAAATTTTTGTACGTCCTAACCGAATTCTCCCGATGCATCCTACTCATAGAGATTCTAACAACCGAATCACCGGGTGCGATTTCACGCATATTCATGCTATTTTCCTATTTGTAGCATTTTTCCAGAAGGAATATAGGTTTTTGTTCGATCTTGGAGATGGTGATGCTTTCGTGTGGATATGCCAGATATATATATCTACAAGGTTTAGGTTCATGGAGTAACTCGGACTTCAGTGTTCACCAACCAATCAACCAACTATCTCGATGGTTGTGTGGATATGCAGGCATACATCTATAGGGTTTAGGTTTATGGAGTAATTTAAACTTCTGTGTTCGCCAACCAATCGACCAACTCTTATTTTGTTCCCTTTCACATGTGTTTCTGTCTACAATTGCAATTCAAAATATTAGTGCTTATATTGCCTGGATTGTGATATGCTACacgtgtttttctttcccttgaaCGATGTGGATTGAATTTTAAAAAGATAGAGGAATGTGGTATATCTGCACAGACCTACAGTCTCATATACTAAGTCTTAGTTCATGTTTGTGTTTTGCGCTTTGTTCATTGTTCACTTAAAAGATGGATGCCATACACGTTTGTTTataagcaattgtatttcataaTATTTGTTACAACAAATGCTCTTATGTAGACGGTTCAACCATCTCATGAACCGAGCTCCTGCAAGATGCAACGTCTTTGCGATTGTGATTGGATGAGCGGGCTGCCTGACGAAATCCTGTAGACAAGTTGGATTCCAAGACAGCAGTTAGCAGAAGCATCCTCTCACGGCGATGGAGGCACTTATGGAGGTTCCTGCAATCCTTTCATTTCAGCGAGCTGATCTTGCCAGATAACTATTGTCGGGTACTCATCGAACAAATGGTAAGATGCACAAACGAAAATAggaaccactacaagaaaagttgccatggccgacgaagttgaagtcgcgccgtggttgctggtgaccatggccgacgatttttggtctctccgttgtgcatgtcaaaacgtttttttctcgtttttgaggccacctagcccgacgaaacggccaaaacgtcgcgtatggtggcccgggacgtggtgcatctcgaaatctcgggttcgccggccgagtcaacgcaaatccgcaccgccgagggatgtagggcccggatggcagcctctccggcattgttttttttctcgatcgcgccatctcgttcaacgttctccgatcgagccgtttacgatgcaggatcatgggtcccgcatatcatcctctatgaaccaaaattctttctattcttggatttttttgaccccctgatttctggctacttcctttttcttttgatcccttgccgccttggaaacgttgagaccgctgtctgctaaatgagacccgcatgtcatcctctatgtgcaatcaactttcttttcttggagtttttttggcacctcatatttggtcacttgcct includes these proteins:
- the LOC124675118 gene encoding ribonuclease H2 subunit B-like; its protein translation is MASWCENMALPPRVVIGPRPSGANGQGNILSLRHPKLEEETQYLFIDDQLHEFNWFKERYGSWFLGDYVCEDGSVYYCTLVDPIFVLLPLFEAARMSSGKDLGKFRQLDEILYIEGYPGYQHLMSIAGNHMELVCEVKEVANMKFFRLDESKVLTWLCCKVHSIKEAITKLGKNYAAQGERELLKEALQIIRENLKDEPWLTVLCKKLQLDISEINDTAKANDTSFCADSSPIPGPPRPSEGNVGNGSAKSSKGRPAKKPKIEVGSKNIKDMFRRVTRNGK